CTGCTGAATCAGAAGTATGTGCTGGTGAAGGTGGATCAGGACTCGCGGCCGGATATCTCGAATCGGTATCAGGACTATGGATGGCCGGCCACGGTGGTGTTCGCGGCGGATGGCTCGGAGATTGTGAAGCGGCAGGGGTATCTGCCGCCGCGGCTGATGTCGTCGATGTTGCAGGCGATTATTGATGATCCTTCGCCGGGGCCGAGTGTCGAGAGGGAGGCAACGTTTCGGCCTGCTTCGGGATCGGCGATCAGTGCGGGGTTGTTGACGCGAATTGAAACGCTGTATGAGAAGCAGTATGACAAGCCCATCGGAGGGTGGGGGTTTGTTCATAAGTATCTGGATGAAGAGTCGGTGGAGTATGCGATGCGTCAGGGTGCGCGGGGGAACCGCGAGTATGCGAAGCGCGCGGCCGATACGCTGCACGATGCGACGAACCTGCTGGACCCGGTGTGGGGCGGGATGTACCAGTACTCGGTGGGGAGGCATTGGACGGAGCCGCACTTTGAGAAGCTGATCTCAATCCAGGCGGATGAGTTGCGGGAGTATTCGCTGGCTTATGCGGAGACGCAGAATCCGGAGGATTTGAAGGCGGCACAATCTGTGCATCGTTACGTTACAAATTTTCTAACTGCGCCTTCGGCGGGTGTGTTCTTCGTGTCGCAGGATGCGGATCTGCATGATGGGCAGGAGAATGAGGCTTACTTCAAACTGCAGGATGCGGGCCGGCGCGCGCAGGGGATGCCGCGGGTGGATACGCATGTTTATTCTCGTGAGAATGGGTGGATGATCGCTGCGTTGTGCGACTACTACGCTGCAAGTGGCGATGGGTCGGCGTTGTTGCAGGCTCAGCGTGCGGCGGCTTGGATCGTGGTGCATCGTAGCTTGCCTGGCGGGGGATTTCGGCATGACGATGTGGATGCGGGTGGGCCTTATCTCGGCGATACGCTGGCGATGGGGCAGGCTTTTCTGGCGCTCTATAACGTTACGGGGGATCGAGGCGATTTGAAGGCTGCGGCTGCGACGGGGCAGTATATTGCGGCACACTTTGCTCCTGCGGTGGCGGGTGGGGGATTTGTTACGGCACAGAAGCCTACGGATGCTGCGTATCGGCCGCATCCTGATCGTGATGAAAATGTTGCGGTGGTGAGGTTTGCTTCGGCGCTTGCGGTGGCGTCCGGGGAGGAAAGGTTTCGGGCTGCTGCTGCGGAGGCGATGCGGTATCTTGCGGCGGAGTCAGTTGCGCTGCTGCCGCTGTCGGCTGGGGTGCTGCTTGCGAATGAGGATATGACGGAGGCTCCGATTCATGTGACCGTGGTTGGTCCGGCGGCGAGTGCCAATGTGATAGCGCTGCATGCGGCTGCGCTGCGCTCGATTACGTCGCATGAGTTGATTGAGGTACGCGACCCAGCGGACCCGGCTCCGCTGCCGACCAGTGTTACGTATCCTGCGTTGAAGCAGGCCGCGCTGTTTCTTTGTACGGCGCATGCTTGCTCGTCGCCGATCTTTCGTGGGGAGGATGTTCGCGCGAAGATTCAACGGGCAGAGCTTCAGGCGCGTTAGGCGGGCGTTAGGTGCCGACGTTTTGTGTTGGAGATCGGGGATTCCCTGCATGCAGGTGCGATTTCTGCGGTGTTCTGGCTTGGTGGGATGCCGAGACTGGGTTTCAGAAAGAGAGCTGGAGGAGTTCGGAAATGAACAGTCTTTTGTAAGTTTGGACGGTGCCGGGTGTGTGGGGTGTTGGTCAGCTTGTCGTTATGTTTTGCTGAATCCATGGGTTACGGGTTTTGACCGGAGCCGGAGCTTTGGTTGAGGAATTGCATGTTTACCTTTGCGGAGTTTCGCTTGCGGAGGCTGGGGATGTCTTATTTCGAACGGGTTCGCGATGTGGTCTCGGGGCCCTTTAGCCCTGAGATTATGAGGCAGCGTATGGCTGCCGGCTGGCAATTGGTGTCGATCGAGTGGAGGCGGGAGCTGCCGGATCAGGAGGCTCCGAGGGCGGGAGTGTTTGGTGAAGAGATTCCCTACGGTCTGCGGATCTCGGAGGACTGTCAGAGGCTGGAGGTCCATCCGAGAGAGAACCAGACGCTGATGCTGATGATGGAGCTGCTGGGGCAGGACTTCTCGTATGCGAGCATCGTCAGCGACCTGAATGAGAAGGGGTTTCGGATGAGGAACGGCGGGCCGTGGAACCGGGTGGCGGTGTTCAACATGATGCCGCGGTTGATCGAGGCGGGGCCGAGGCTGTTTTCGTCGCAGGAGTGGAAGGGGCGGGAGAAGAGGTTGTCTCAGCTAAAGAGTCCTGAGGGGCTTTAGCTGTGCTGCCGGGTTCTATCGTTGATTCTGTGCCACTCGTCGAAGCTCGACTCAAAGTCGGTGCCCGGAGCGTGATTTCTATAGGAGATACAGAGACGAGGGATTAGAGTGGACGGCCAGAGGCGCGTCCCGAGTGAAAGATCTAATCGACAAGCTGGTTGGAGCTCTTCCGTTCTTTGGTCGGAGGTTGGTGGCGCTGCTTCCCGCTCCGAAGAGCGCTGTTCTGGCATTGGATCTCGAGTCGGACTCGGCGCTGGAAGAGGCTTTTACGTTCGTTGCTGTGTGTTTCGGGATAGCTTTTCTTGCGCAGATTCCGTTTTTCTTTGGCAAGGAGAACAGGGAGGTGCTGTTCGGCATACTCGCTGTGCAGTCCGCGTTGGCGTTTGCGCTGAACGTTGTGCTGGCCGTCGTGGTTTGGAAGGTGGTGGGGGGAAGGCTTGCCTGGAAGAAGGTTGTTGCCGCTACCTGTTATTTTTCGGGGGTGTCGACGCTGCTATTTCTGTTCTTCTCGCTGGTGGGGGCGGGAGCTTTCAAGGTGCTGGATGGGGTTGGATATCAACAGGTGATGAGCGGAAACGCTACAGATGCGGCGGCCCTGTCGGCAAGCAGTGGCTTCAGGATCTTTCTTATCTTCCTGGGGTTGGGGTTCGTGGCTACCTATGTGTGGATCTTCTGCGTCTGGGGAGCCTATCGCGAGCTGATGCAGGTGTCGAAGGGGCGCTCTACGGTTGCGTTGATTCTCTTTGTGCTTCTTAGCCCGGTGTTGTTCCTGGTGCAGATGGCGATGTCGGCAACGTTGGCGCAGTCGGGTGGTCCAGCGTTGCCTGACGATCTGCTTGGACAGTGGCAGTTGGTTCAGCAGTCTGACAGTGAGGGAGTGCATTCGGCACGCTCGGTGCTGTATACGTTTTCTCCTCCGCGGTGGAAGATGATGCGAGCCGGGGAGTACTTTTTGACGGATATTCATGGTTCGTCTAACGGCAAGTGTCTGATCACGACGATGAAACAGGAGTTTGGGCAGGTATCGGTGCAGGGTTCGACCATGGATCTTATGCCGGCTAGACGAACGGAGACGAAAAAGGATCAATGTGCCGGCGTGACGGTGGAGGCGGCTACGGATCTCAGTAAGACGGAGTACCACTACAAGATCGATCAAGAGCCAAGTGGGTGGACGCTGTGCTTGAACGATCGATTCGGACAGACCTGTTTGACTCCTAAGAAGCATTAGCCACCCCGCTGCGAGGCGTGCTAAAGCTGAAGCTGGTGGTAGAGCTTTGCGGGATTATGGCGCTCGACTGTCGCGAAAACTCCGTCTCCGCGGTATTTTTCGGGTGGGCTCCGGCTTTTGGCGGTCTATGAGCGTCCAAACAGCAGAGGAACAATTTGAGCGAGACAGATACGGAGACCGTGGTGCCGGTGGAGCGTCAGCGCTGGTGGGGGTGGCGTTGGGTGCTGTGGACTGGTGCGGTGTTTGTGCTGGTGGCGATTGCGGGTGCTCTGGCGGTGGAGTGGGGTCTGAGGCAGGTGCAGCCGATGCTGCGGAAGAAGGTGGTCGAGACGCTTTCGGCGCGGTTTCATAGCCCGGTGGAGCTGGACCGGCTTGAGCTTGCGATGAGCAGGGACATGATTGTTACTGGTGGAGGGCTGCGGATTCTCTACCTGGCGGGACCGACGAAGCCGGATGCGAGTCCGAATGCGCCGCCGATGCTGGTAGTCGATCGATTTGAGTTCAGGACAGGATGGAGCGAGTTGCTGCGGCCTACGACTCGATTAGTCACGGTGAAGGTGCAGGGGCTTCGGGTGAATATTCCACCGAAGGGAGATCGAGGACAGGGGCCTGATGATCCGAGGCGGAAGGGGCAGTCGGCTCTGGGGATTGCGGTCGACCGGATCGAGTGCACGGATGCAAAGGTGACTCTGGAGACGAGCAAGCCGGGGAAGAAGCCCTTGGAGTTTGCTATTAAGAGCCTGGTGCTGACCGATGTGGGGTCGAAGAAGCCGTTGAACTATACGGCGCTACTGGTGAATCCGAAGCCAGTGGGGGATGTGCAGTCGACGGGGCACTTTGGGCCATGGCAGGACGACAATCCGCGGGATACGCCGCTTGACGGGGATTACACGTTCAGTCATGCGGACCTGTCTTCGATTCATGGGTTGGGTGGGGTCTTGTCTTCGACGGGAAGGTTTGGCGGAACGCTGGGGAACTTGACGGCGGATGGGACTACGGAGACTGCGGACTTTCGACTGGATATCAGCGACCATCCGGTGCCTCTGCATACGGAGTTTCATGCGGTGGTGGATGGGACGACGGGAGATACGTGGCTGGATCCGGTGCGGGCGCGGCTTGGCAGGACCGAGATTACGGCACGAGGTGCTGTGACGAGGGCGGTGGGGGTGCAGGGGCATAACACCGATCTCAATGTGGTGATCGGGAAGGGGCGGCTTGAGGATATTTTTAGCCTCGTGTTGAAGTCGAATCCGCCGCTGATGCGTGGGGAGTTGGCGGCAAAGGTGCATTTTCTCGATCCTGCGGGGCCGGTGAGCGTGTCGCGAAAGATGAGGTTGGAGGGTACGTTCGCGATCAGCGATGCCATGATGAACAATCCCGAGATGCAGGCGAAGATGGACGCGCTGAGTATGAGGGCGCAGGGGAAGCCGAAGCAGGCAAACCCGCAGGATGCGGAGGTAGTGGGTTCGGCGCTGAGCGGAAAGTTTACGATTGCGAATGCGGTGTTGGAGGTGAAGGATCTGAACTACCAGATGCCTGGGGCGCAGATGCTGGCGGACGGGCAGATGCAACTGGTTGCGAGCACGTTTGAGTTTCATGGGACGGTGAAGACGCAGGCGACGGCGTCGCAGATGACGACGGGTTGGAAGAGCATGCTGCTGACTCCATTCGACAAGCTGCTGAAGAAAAATGGTGCGGGGCTTGAGCTGCCGGTCAAGGTGACGGGGACTCGGTCGACGTATGATCTGCGGCTTGATTTTCCGCACGATACGCATGCTCCTGCGGCGCTGCCAACGCCCGCAAAATCAGCGAAGTGAAGGAAGGGGAGCCTCGCATGATCCTTCCGTTGGAGAGACAAGGACGAGGCGCTCTGCTAGTGTCAGACTTAGAGTTATTCGAGCGGAAGAGGTTTTGCGCAGAACGTTTGATGCGGAGTTTGATGTCCGGACAGCCACAACTATTTCCGAACCCTGAGCCGACTGTGGAAGAACCGACGGTAAGCCAGGGAGAACCTGCAAAGAGATCAGCGCCGGTGTGGCTGCAACGGCTGTCGCTGTTTGTGCTGGTGTTGTTCTGCGTGTACCTGGGCGTGCTGGTGATGGTGCTTCCGTGGTGGACGCGGATATGGGACCGGAACGAGTTTATTCTGGCGAGGCCGTGGCTGACGGCAGTGTTGCATAACGGCGCGGTGCGGGGGATGATCTCCGGGCTGGGACTGCTGGATATCTGGATCGGTATCTCTGAGGCGGTGCATTACCGCGACTACCGGGGATGAGCGATTTCAAATGAGTGAGAGAGTATGAACCCAAAGGTACCGGACGCGCTGGAGCAGGCTCCGCTGGCGTATGAGAATGCGGAGTTCTTGAGCTCGCCGGATGGGCGGATGCTGCGGATACTGGCGGAGTATCAGGAGCCGATGGCGCGGTTTCGGCGGGAGCGGATTCAGGATACGGTGGTGTTCTTTGGGTCGGCTCGGTTTCGAGCGCTGGACGTGGCGAGCTCCGAGCTGGAGCTGCTGGCGAACACGGGTTCGAGCGAGCCTGCACCCAAGGCGGAGCAGCCCGCAAGTCCTGAGGAGATAGCGAGCGGAGAGGCCAGCGCTCAGAAGCTACGGCTGGCGGAGGCTGCGGTGGAAATGGCTCATTATTACGAAGACGCGCGGCGGCTGGCGGGGTTGGTCGCTTCCTGGTCGAAGACGCTGCCCGGGCGGCGGCACAGATTTGTGGTTACTTCGGGCGGCGGGCCGGGGATTATGGAGGCGGCCAATCGTGGGGCGTATGAGGCTGGATGCAAGACGATTGGTTTGAATATCAAGCTGCCGTTCGAGCAGCATCCGAATCCGTACATTACGCCGGCGCTTAGCTTTGACTTTCATTATTTTTTTATGCGGAAGTACTGGTTCGCTTATCTGGCAAAGGCCTTGGTGGTTTTTCCGGGCGGCTTCGGAACGCTGGATGAGATGTTCGAGCTGCTGACGCTGGCGCAGACCAGAAAACTGGCGAAGAAGATCACGGTGGTGGTCTACGGGTCTAGCTATTGGAAGAATGTGATCAATATGGAGCTGTTGGCGGCGAAGGGTGCGATTGCGCAGGCGGACCTTGAGCTGTTTCAGTTTGCGGATACGCCGGAGCAGGCGTTTGCGTTGCTGAAGACGGGGCTGACGGAGAATCATCTCGAGTCGGACTATGAACGTGAGCAGGCGAGGATGGAGAAGCAGGAGATTCCTGATGATCCGGCGCCGAGCGTGCAGGAGATGATGGGGCCAGATATCGCGAAGACGCGGTAGGGAGTGACTTGCAACCCCCTGCGCGAGCTTGTCTCCGTTAGCCGACCTGCCACAACTTTGTCGCTTCCTCGGCGATGAGATCCGGCATCTCTTCCGGGAAGAACAGATTTGCTCCTTCAACCCGTCGCACGCCGCGGGATCCCGGCAGGGTACGGTCGAGCCACTCGGCCCACTCTACTCCAAAGAGGGTATCCTTCAGCCCCCAGACCATTCGAGCCGGTCCCTTCCATTGCCTGAGGTCTTCGCGAATCGGCACCAGGACGTTTGTTGCGAGGGAGATCGCGTATTGATTGACTTGTGATTTTCGCAATGGAGATTCGACCAGTGGACGCAGGTAGGTCTCGATTGTTTCATCGGAGAAGCGCTCGGGATAGGTATAGGTCAGGCCGCCAAGCCCCTTTGCAGAACGAGCGAGTTCTTTGTCGTTCAACTCTGGAACGAGGACGCGGTCGACAAATGTTCCCTTTTTGGCCAGTGCGACGAATGGCAGGAAGCCGGGTGGCGGGTTGTTCTCGTCGACGTCGCAGTTGGTGAGCAAAAGTGTTCGCACGCGTTGGGGATGCCGGGCCAGAAAGAGCTGGGAGACGAGGCCGCCGCTATCGTTTGCCACCAGATCGACCGTGTCGATGTGCAGGGAGTCGAGCAGCGCTGCGAGCATGGCCACCTGAGACTCCGGCGTGATGACCTGACCCTCAGGGGTCTCGGTGTAGCCAAGTCCCATCACGTCGGGTGCAATGCAACGTCGATGCTTATGCAGCCGCTCAAGGGCTCCACGCCACTGAAAGCCGTTCAACGGATATCCATGGACGAAGAGGGCAGCTGGGCCGCGACCGTGCTCGACATAAGCGACACGGCTCATGGGCAGCGAGGCATAGCGGCGCGAACGGAGGTACCAGGCGGCATCGATGTGCTCGGACTGTCTTGCAAATGCCTGTGATTCCAGTATGGTGGCCATGATCATCCCCGATGTATTTTTCAAAAATTCTCTGCGTCTCATGAGAGGAGTATGGCGTGCCGGTGCGGTTGGGTGCGCGCACGTTTCGATGCTTTCGAGCACAATCGGCGGACAAAAGATCAGTTGTAGTTGGGAGAGTCTGCCAACAGCCGCTTCATCGCCTTTGGAGGAACTCCGAGAACGCGCCGCATATGTTTTGCCATGTGGCTTTGATGGGCAAAACCTACGGTCTGCGCGATCTCTTCCATGGAAAGATTGTCGTGCGTCAGGAGTGTCTTCGCGCGCTCGACACGACGCTGGATGACGTACTGATGGATGGGCAGTCCGGTGGACTTGCGGAAGAGCGTGTTCATGTGGGAGGCACTGACTCCTGCGACGGTGGCGATCTGGTCGAGCGAAAGATTCTCAGCAAGCTGATCTTCGATGAAGGAGAGAATCCGCTTCAGCTTGTGGCCGCTTAGCCCCTGGTTCTTTTCAGGCGCTGACTTTGCCAGAGAGCTGTGTCGAGTCACCAGGCGTGAAGCCACTGCCAGCGCGAGTCCATCGAGATAAAAGCGACCTGACGGACACCCCGACTCCATCTCCCGCTTCATCGCCCAGCTGAGTGCCTCCAATTCGCGGTCGCGCACCTGGAAGCGGTTGCGAATCTCCAACTTTGAGCTGTCCACTCCAGACTCGTTCGCGATGCGGTGGAGGAATTGTTGCGGCAGGCTGAGAAGGAGGGCCGTGTCATTTTCATCGTGCATCACCCAGCGGCTCGGAGTGTGTGCCGGAATGATGTCGATATCCCCGTGTACTGCGGTTCCAGTGAAGTGCCTGTTATCCCGTCGGCAGGAGACCCTGGTTGGTGAGCCAACGTGGATGCTCAGGAGAACGTTGTTCAGCTCCGAGACCTCCAGGGTCCCCGGGGGATCCTTGCGTAACTGGAAGGCGACGCCATCGGCCATTCTTACGTGTGCCAGAACCTGCGGTGATGTGGGCTGTCGCGGCATAGATTCTCTCCCTACGGGCTCTGGATAGGATACGGATTTTGTCTTTCCGAAGTTCAGAGGGCTGAAGCCGGAGTTGAGAAGGGTTGGAGCGCCGCTACAACCTTTGGGGAATCATTGTAGATACGTGGTTTAGGGATTTTGAAGCTGCATTATTGGTGCAGTCATACCCTCGTCACATGTCGGCTCCATACTGTGGTCGTAAGCAGCCTGAGGGCCTAGGAACCTGGGGGGTCACCCGATGAGCCAGTCGAGCGTTTCATACCTGTGGCGGGAACCGGAGGCGGCGAAGGGCTTCATGACGGGCGTATCGCTGCATAGCCATACGAATCAATCGAAGGAGACGCTGGATTTCATCTCGGAGCTGTCAAAGGACTGGAGTTTTCTGCAGCCGGTCATTCGGTGGGGCGAGCGGCGGAGCAAACGACTGACGGGAATCGATGCAGATTATGCGCGTGCTTACTGGACGCCACCGTTGACGCCCAGCCTGGCGTTTGATCTGGAGCGAAAGCAGATCGAGGACAAACTGCAGATTCAGGGACTGGTTTCGATTACGGATCATGACGATATCAATGCGCCGATGCTGCTGCGAACTGTGCCTTCGTCGCGGCATATTCCGGTATCGGTAGAGTGGACGGTGCCGTTTGGGGCCACCGCGTTTCATCTGGGGATTCACAACCTGCCGAGTGCGACTGGGGCGCAGTGGATGGAACGGATGGCAGTGTTTACGGCCATTCCGGTGGCGACGAGAGCGCCGAAGCTGCTGACGGAGATGCTGGCGGAGCTCGATGAGCTGCCAGGAGTGCTGATTGTGTTCAACCACCCGCTGTGGGATCTGTACCGGGTGGGGATGGAGAAACACGAGGTATTGGTGAACGAGTTTCTGGCGGTGAATGGGCAGTTCGTTCATGCGCTGGAACTGAACGGCCTGCGCTCCTGGAAGGAGAACCGCGAGACCTCCACGCTGGCGGGAAAGTGGAACCAGTTAGTGATCAGCGGCGGCGACCGGCATGGTGTTGAGCCGAATGCCAATGTAAACCTGACGCGGGCGACGAGCTTCAACGAGTTTGTGCACGAGGTAAGGCGCGAGCGGGAGAGTCATGTGCTCTTTATGCCGCAGTATGCCGAACCATGGAAGCACAGGATTCTGCAGTCCACGCTGGATGCGATCAGGAACTATCCGGATTTTCCCGAAGGGTCCAGATTGTGGGATGAGCGGGTCTATCACCCCGACGCCGAGGGGGTGATGCAGCCGATGACGCGGCTCTGGACGACCGGTCATGCTCCTGCGTTCTTCCGGGCGGTGCTGGTGTTGGTTCGGATGATGGGCGCAGGGCCGGTTTCGAGCGGCCTGCGGATGGCGTGGAACGACAGTGGCGAGATGCGGACTACTTTGGCGAAGCTGGACGCCTAGGGTAGAGGCTGCTGTCCTGCCGGACGGGCCTCCTGCGCGGAGGGCGGCCACTTCGTGGCGGGTGTACCGGTTTGGGGAGCGCCATCGTCCCTGGGGCCTCCCGTTGGTCGGCTTTATTTTTCATGCGAGGGAAGACCCTGGCTTCTCGTTGTAGCTTAGCAAGATTGTTAGGACTGCGGAGCACGAGAGGTAGTCTAAAGCGATGCGTGTGCCGCGTGTTGCCTACTTTCCGGACTCGTTTCATGAAGTGAATGGGGTCGCGCATACAAGCCGCAACTTTGTGGCTTATGCCCAGAGACGCGGGTTTCCGTTTCTGTGTGTTCGAGCGGGTGCACGAGAGATTTCGTTTGAGCAGGTGGATGAGCTTCGCACGCTGGAGTTGGAGCGCAGTCGGGGCTCGGTGCGAATGGAGAAGGATCTCGAGTTCGACACGCTGTTCTGGCGGCACGGCGGAGCGATTCGACGGGAGCTGGAGCGCTTTCGGCCAGATGTGATCCACATTACGGGGCCGAGCGAGCTGGGGATGTTTGGAGCGTACTTTGCGTGGGAGATGGCGATTCCGCTGGCGGCTTCCTGGCATACGAATGTGCATGAGTATGCGTCGCGGCGGATGGGGTGGTTGACGGGCAGGCTCTCGTCGCGGGCGGGCGCTGCGACGGAGCAGGGCGTGGAGGCTGGGGCGTGGTGGGCTACTTCGCGGTTTTACCAGTTGGCGAAAGTTTTGTTTGCGCCGAATGAAGAGCTTTGCCGCATGTTGAAGAGAGCGACGGGAAGGCCATGCTATCTGATGCAGCGTGGTGTGGATACGGAGTGGTTTTCGCCGGCGCACC
This Tunturibacter gelidoferens DNA region includes the following protein-coding sequences:
- a CDS encoding TIGR00730 family Rossman fold protein; translated protein: MNPKVPDALEQAPLAYENAEFLSSPDGRMLRILAEYQEPMARFRRERIQDTVVFFGSARFRALDVASSELELLANTGSSEPAPKAEQPASPEEIASGEASAQKLRLAEAAVEMAHYYEDARRLAGLVASWSKTLPGRRHRFVVTSGGGPGIMEAANRGAYEAGCKTIGLNIKLPFEQHPNPYITPALSFDFHYFFMRKYWFAYLAKALVVFPGGFGTLDEMFELLTLAQTRKLAKKITVVVYGSSYWKNVINMELLAAKGAIAQADLELFQFADTPEQAFALLKTGLTENHLESDYEREQARMEKQEIPDDPAPSVQEMMGPDIAKTR
- a CDS encoding AsmA-like C-terminal region-containing protein, with the translated sequence MSETDTETVVPVERQRWWGWRWVLWTGAVFVLVAIAGALAVEWGLRQVQPMLRKKVVETLSARFHSPVELDRLELAMSRDMIVTGGGLRILYLAGPTKPDASPNAPPMLVVDRFEFRTGWSELLRPTTRLVTVKVQGLRVNIPPKGDRGQGPDDPRRKGQSALGIAVDRIECTDAKVTLETSKPGKKPLEFAIKSLVLTDVGSKKPLNYTALLVNPKPVGDVQSTGHFGPWQDDNPRDTPLDGDYTFSHADLSSIHGLGGVLSSTGRFGGTLGNLTADGTTETADFRLDISDHPVPLHTEFHAVVDGTTGDTWLDPVRARLGRTEITARGAVTRAVGVQGHNTDLNVVIGKGRLEDIFSLVLKSNPPLMRGELAAKVHFLDPAGPVSVSRKMRLEGTFAISDAMMNNPEMQAKMDALSMRAQGKPKQANPQDAEVVGSALSGKFTIANAVLEVKDLNYQMPGAQMLADGQMQLVASTFEFHGTVKTQATASQMTTGWKSMLLTPFDKLLKKNGAGLELPVKVTGTRSTYDLRLDFPHDTHAPAALPTPAKSAK
- a CDS encoding AraC family transcriptional regulator → MPRQPTSPQVLAHVRMADGVAFQLRKDPPGTLEVSELNNVLLSIHVGSPTRVSCRRDNRHFTGTAVHGDIDIIPAHTPSRWVMHDENDTALLLSLPQQFLHRIANESGVDSSKLEIRNRFQVRDRELEALSWAMKREMESGCPSGRFYLDGLALAVASRLVTRHSSLAKSAPEKNQGLSGHKLKRILSFIEDQLAENLSLDQIATVAGVSASHMNTLFRKSTGLPIHQYVIQRRVERAKTLLTHDNLSMEEIAQTVGFAHQSHMAKHMRRVLGVPPKAMKRLLADSPNYN
- a CDS encoding recombinase family protein, which encodes MSYFERVRDVVSGPFSPEIMRQRMAAGWQLVSIEWRRELPDQEAPRAGVFGEEIPYGLRISEDCQRLEVHPRENQTLMLMMELLGQDFSYASIVSDLNEKGFRMRNGGPWNRVAVFNMMPRLIEAGPRLFSSQEWKGREKRLSQLKSPEGL
- a CDS encoding glycosyltransferase, whose amino-acid sequence is MRVPRVAYFPDSFHEVNGVAHTSRNFVAYAQRRGFPFLCVRAGAREISFEQVDELRTLELERSRGSVRMEKDLEFDTLFWRHGGAIRRELERFRPDVIHITGPSELGMFGAYFAWEMAIPLAASWHTNVHEYASRRMGWLTGRLSSRAGAATEQGVEAGAWWATSRFYQLAKVLFAPNEELCRMLKRATGRPCYLMQRGVDTEWFSPAHRTRDVGDRRVVLGYVGRLSIEKNVKLLARVQRELAAMEVGGVRFLIVGHGSDEAELRREMADAEFAGVLRGVALAQAYANMDVLIFPSHTDTFGNVVLEALASGVPAVVTPDGGPKFIVQNGETGFVTEDDQFAAAVADLVRDRARLDGMRLKAREYALGCSWDAVFDRVYAGYETLLPVGRAGLTVRELA
- a CDS encoding alpha/beta fold hydrolase; the protein is MATILESQAFARQSEHIDAAWYLRSRRYASLPMSRVAYVEHGRGPAALFVHGYPLNGFQWRGALERLHKHRRCIAPDVMGLGYTETPEGQVITPESQVAMLAALLDSLHIDTVDLVANDSGGLVSQLFLARHPQRVRTLLLTNCDVDENNPPPGFLPFVALAKKGTFVDRVLVPELNDKELARSAKGLGGLTYTYPERFSDETIETYLRPLVESPLRKSQVNQYAISLATNVLVPIREDLRQWKGPARMVWGLKDTLFGVEWAEWLDRTLPGSRGVRRVEGANLFFPEEMPDLIAEEATKLWQVG
- a CDS encoding DUF255 domain-containing protein, giving the protein MRFRSAVLISVMAITVSGGASGPTPQAALHWQAWSDGAFVQARAEHKFVLLDLEAVWCHWCHVMDDVTYRDPAVVRLLNQKYVLVKVDQDSRPDISNRYQDYGWPATVVFAADGSEIVKRQGYLPPRLMSSMLQAIIDDPSPGPSVEREATFRPASGSAISAGLLTRIETLYEKQYDKPIGGWGFVHKYLDEESVEYAMRQGARGNREYAKRAADTLHDATNLLDPVWGGMYQYSVGRHWTEPHFEKLISIQADELREYSLAYAETQNPEDLKAAQSVHRYVTNFLTAPSAGVFFVSQDADLHDGQENEAYFKLQDAGRRAQGMPRVDTHVYSRENGWMIAALCDYYAASGDGSALLQAQRAAAWIVVHRSLPGGGFRHDDVDAGGPYLGDTLAMGQAFLALYNVTGDRGDLKAAAATGQYIAAHFAPAVAGGGFVTAQKPTDAAYRPHPDRDENVAVVRFASALAVASGEERFRAAAAEAMRYLAAESVALLPLSAGVLLANEDMTEAPIHVTVVGPAASANVIALHAAALRSITSHELIEVRDPADPAPLPTSVTYPALKQAALFLCTAHACSSPIFRGEDVRAKIQRAELQAR